A single genomic interval of Juglans regia cultivar Chandler chromosome 1, Walnut 2.0, whole genome shotgun sequence harbors:
- the LOC108987246 gene encoding golgin candidate 1-like isoform X1, translated as MASWLKAAEDLFEVVDRRAKLVVSELADEQSDSQSAASNGQGSHAKRKSKTKSQKKVPRIESDTSQDQTSALMPLVDVKPQNNMAVQLVENDGTPTISVAQTNNVQEHNIEKDSPLVGIPLTERPVSDVIENNDHHMEVPSILTDVEAVSSTSNDELVNENASDVPKEHPLLSLPAEKVEIFNEDIPNDASQSIKSRDTDVMLKIDLERSQSVSTDFPSNSDTQVKDADIKVEPLVDQKRQQELKVDDSQMKVQDQLDEAQGLLKTTVSTGQSKEARLARVCAGLSSRLQEYKSENAQLEELLIAERELSKSFEARIKQLQQDLSESKSEVTRVESNMVEALAAKNSEIEALVSSLDAVKKQAALSEGNLASLQANMESMMRNRELTETRMMQAVREELASVERRAEDECAAHNATKMAAMEREVELEHRAVEASTALARIQRIADERTAKAAELEQKVALLEVECTSLNQELQDMEARARRGQKKSLDEANQMIQMQAWQEEVERARQGQRDAEGKLSSLEAEVQKMRVEMAAMRRDAEHYSRQEHMELEKRYRELTDLLYYKQTQLEAMVSEKAAAEFQLEKEKKRIQEVQVEVERSRVSRRASTTWEEDTEIKALEPLPMYHRHMVGASLQLQKAAKLLDSGAVRATRFLWRYPTARVILLFYLVFVHFSLMYLLHRLQAQADSFDAREVAESMGLTNPTLP; from the exons ATGGCTTCGTGGCTCAAAGCCGCAGAAG ATTTGTTTGAAGTTGTAGATCGAAGGGCAAAGCTGGTTGTCAGTGAGTTGGCTGACGAGCAATCTGATTCTCAATCTGCAG CTTCTAATGGGCAAGGATCTCATGCCAAGAGGAAGTCAAAGACCAAG TCCCAAAAGAAAGTCCCCAGAATTGAATCAGATACTTCACAGGATCAAACTAGTGCGTTGATGCCACTAGTAGATGTGAAACCCCAAAATAATATGGCTGTTCAATTAGTTGAAAATGATGGGACTCCTACTATATCTGTCGCCCAAACAAACAATGTCCAGGAGCACaatattgaaaaagattccCCTTTGGTAGGCATTCCTCTAACAGAGAGACCGGTAAGTGATGTGATTGAAAATAACGACCACCATATGGAAGTTCCCTCAATTCTTACAGATGTGGAAGCTGTCTCTTCAACTTCAAATGATGAGCTTGTCAATGAGAATGCTTCAGATGTTCCTAAAGAGCATCCCCTTTTGTCATTACCTGCCGAAAAAGTTGAGATTTTTAATGAAGATATTCCAAATGATGCTAGCCAAAGTATCAAATCCAGAGACACAGATGTTATGTTGAAGATTGACCTAGAGAGATCTCAATCTGTGTCTACTGATTTCCCCAGTAATAGTGATACTCAAGTGAAAGATGCTGATATCAAGGTTGAACCTCTCGTTGATCAAAAAAGACAACAGGAGCTTAAAGTTGATGATTCTCAAATGAAAGTGCAAGACCAACTTGATGAg GCTCAGGGACTGCTTAAAACTACAGTTTCCACTGGTCAGTCTAAAGAGGCAAGGCTAGCTCGG GTCTGTGCCGGACTTTCATCCCGTCTTCAGGAGTACAAATCTGAGAATGCACAGCTTGAGGAACTTCTTATTGCTGAG AGAGAGCTGTCTAAATCATTTGAGGCTCGTATAAAGCAGCTGCAGCAAGATCTATCTGAATCCAAAAGTGAAGTGACAAGAGTAGAGTCAAATATGGTTGAGGCTTTGGCGGCAAAAAACTCTGAAATTGAGGCACTTGTCAGTTCTCTGGACGCAGTTAAGAAACAAGCTGCCTTGTCGGAAGGAAATCTAGCTTCATTGCAG GCAAACATGGAGTCCATGATGAGAAATAGGGAACTAACAGAGACGAGGATGATGCAA GCTGTGCGAGAGGAGCTGGCTTCTGTGGAACGGAGAGCAGAAGACGAGTGTGCTGCACATAATGCTACCAAAATG GCTGCTATGGAAAGAGAAGTGGAATTGGAACATAGAGCAGTTGAGGCATCCACAGCCCTTGCAAGGATCCAG AGAATAGCAGATGAGAGGACAGCAAAGGCAGCCGAGCTTGAGCAGAAGGTGGCATTGCTTGAG GTTGAATGTACATCTTTAAATCAAGAGCTGCAAGACATGGAAGCTCGTGCTCGTCGTGGACAAAAGAAGTCGCTGGATGAGGCAAATCAAATGATTCAG atgcaGGCATGGCAGGAAGAAGTCGAACGTGCACGCCAAGGTCAGAGAGATGCTGAGGGCAAACTTTCTTCTTTGGAG GCTGAAGTGCAAAAAATGAGAGTAGAAATGGCTGCAATGAGAAGAGATGCTGAACATTATTCACGTCAG GAGCACATGGAGCTAGAGAAACGCTACCGTGAACTAACTGATCTACTG TACTACAAGCAAACACAGTTAGAGGCCATGGTTAGTGAAAAAGCTGCTGCAGAGTTTCAattggagaaggaaaaaaagcGCATTCAAGAAGTACAG GTAGAGGTTGAAAGGAGTAGAGTGTCCCGTAGGGCATCAACAACTTGGGAAGAAGACACTGAAATTAAAGCACTCGA GCCTCTCCCCATGTATCACCGCCATATGGTTGGGGCAAGCCTACAG TTGCAGAAGGCTGCAAAACTATTGGATTCAGGGGCTGTCAGGGCTACTAGATTTCTCTGGCGGTACCCGACAGCTCGAGTTATCCTGCTTTTTTATTTG GTATTTGTACATTTCTCCTTGATGTATCTGTTGCATCGTCTTCAG GCACAAGCAGACAGTTTTGACGCTAGAGAAGTTGCAGAATCTATGGGACTTACGAACCCTACCTTGCCATGA
- the LOC108987246 gene encoding golgin candidate 1-like isoform X2 has translation MASWLKAAEDLFEVVDRRAKLVVSELADEQSDSQSAASNGQGSHAKRKSKTKSQKKVPRIESDTSQDQTSALMPLVDVKPQNNMAVQLVENDGTPTISVAQTNNVQEHNIEKDSPLVGIPLTERPVSDVIENNDHHMEVPSILTDVEAVSSTSNDELVNENASDVPKEHPLLSLPAEKVEIFNEDIPNDASQSIKSRDTDVMLKIDLERSQSVSTDFPSNSDTQVKDADIKVEPLVDQKRQQELKVDDSQMKVQDQLDEAQGLLKTTVSTGQSKEARLARVCAGLSSRLQEYKSENAQLEELLIAERELSKSFEARIKQLQQDLSESKSEVTRVESNMVEALAAKNSEIEALVSSLDAVKKQAALSEGNLASLQANMESMMRNRELTETRMMQAVREELASVERRAEDECAAHNATKMAAMEREVELEHRAVEASTALARIQRIADERTAKAAELEQKVALLEVECTSLNQELQDMEARARRGQKKSLDEANQMIQAWQEEVERARQGQRDAEGKLSSLEAEVQKMRVEMAAMRRDAEHYSRQEHMELEKRYRELTDLLYYKQTQLEAMVSEKAAAEFQLEKEKKRIQEVQVEVERSRVSRRASTTWEEDTEIKALEPLPMYHRHMVGASLQLQKAAKLLDSGAVRATRFLWRYPTARVILLFYLVFVHFSLMYLLHRLQAQADSFDAREVAESMGLTNPTLP, from the exons ATGGCTTCGTGGCTCAAAGCCGCAGAAG ATTTGTTTGAAGTTGTAGATCGAAGGGCAAAGCTGGTTGTCAGTGAGTTGGCTGACGAGCAATCTGATTCTCAATCTGCAG CTTCTAATGGGCAAGGATCTCATGCCAAGAGGAAGTCAAAGACCAAG TCCCAAAAGAAAGTCCCCAGAATTGAATCAGATACTTCACAGGATCAAACTAGTGCGTTGATGCCACTAGTAGATGTGAAACCCCAAAATAATATGGCTGTTCAATTAGTTGAAAATGATGGGACTCCTACTATATCTGTCGCCCAAACAAACAATGTCCAGGAGCACaatattgaaaaagattccCCTTTGGTAGGCATTCCTCTAACAGAGAGACCGGTAAGTGATGTGATTGAAAATAACGACCACCATATGGAAGTTCCCTCAATTCTTACAGATGTGGAAGCTGTCTCTTCAACTTCAAATGATGAGCTTGTCAATGAGAATGCTTCAGATGTTCCTAAAGAGCATCCCCTTTTGTCATTACCTGCCGAAAAAGTTGAGATTTTTAATGAAGATATTCCAAATGATGCTAGCCAAAGTATCAAATCCAGAGACACAGATGTTATGTTGAAGATTGACCTAGAGAGATCTCAATCTGTGTCTACTGATTTCCCCAGTAATAGTGATACTCAAGTGAAAGATGCTGATATCAAGGTTGAACCTCTCGTTGATCAAAAAAGACAACAGGAGCTTAAAGTTGATGATTCTCAAATGAAAGTGCAAGACCAACTTGATGAg GCTCAGGGACTGCTTAAAACTACAGTTTCCACTGGTCAGTCTAAAGAGGCAAGGCTAGCTCGG GTCTGTGCCGGACTTTCATCCCGTCTTCAGGAGTACAAATCTGAGAATGCACAGCTTGAGGAACTTCTTATTGCTGAG AGAGAGCTGTCTAAATCATTTGAGGCTCGTATAAAGCAGCTGCAGCAAGATCTATCTGAATCCAAAAGTGAAGTGACAAGAGTAGAGTCAAATATGGTTGAGGCTTTGGCGGCAAAAAACTCTGAAATTGAGGCACTTGTCAGTTCTCTGGACGCAGTTAAGAAACAAGCTGCCTTGTCGGAAGGAAATCTAGCTTCATTGCAG GCAAACATGGAGTCCATGATGAGAAATAGGGAACTAACAGAGACGAGGATGATGCAA GCTGTGCGAGAGGAGCTGGCTTCTGTGGAACGGAGAGCAGAAGACGAGTGTGCTGCACATAATGCTACCAAAATG GCTGCTATGGAAAGAGAAGTGGAATTGGAACATAGAGCAGTTGAGGCATCCACAGCCCTTGCAAGGATCCAG AGAATAGCAGATGAGAGGACAGCAAAGGCAGCCGAGCTTGAGCAGAAGGTGGCATTGCTTGAG GTTGAATGTACATCTTTAAATCAAGAGCTGCAAGACATGGAAGCTCGTGCTCGTCGTGGACAAAAGAAGTCGCTGGATGAGGCAAATCAAATGATTCAG GCATGGCAGGAAGAAGTCGAACGTGCACGCCAAGGTCAGAGAGATGCTGAGGGCAAACTTTCTTCTTTGGAG GCTGAAGTGCAAAAAATGAGAGTAGAAATGGCTGCAATGAGAAGAGATGCTGAACATTATTCACGTCAG GAGCACATGGAGCTAGAGAAACGCTACCGTGAACTAACTGATCTACTG TACTACAAGCAAACACAGTTAGAGGCCATGGTTAGTGAAAAAGCTGCTGCAGAGTTTCAattggagaaggaaaaaaagcGCATTCAAGAAGTACAG GTAGAGGTTGAAAGGAGTAGAGTGTCCCGTAGGGCATCAACAACTTGGGAAGAAGACACTGAAATTAAAGCACTCGA GCCTCTCCCCATGTATCACCGCCATATGGTTGGGGCAAGCCTACAG TTGCAGAAGGCTGCAAAACTATTGGATTCAGGGGCTGTCAGGGCTACTAGATTTCTCTGGCGGTACCCGACAGCTCGAGTTATCCTGCTTTTTTATTTG GTATTTGTACATTTCTCCTTGATGTATCTGTTGCATCGTCTTCAG GCACAAGCAGACAGTTTTGACGCTAGAGAAGTTGCAGAATCTATGGGACTTACGAACCCTACCTTGCCATGA